In one window of Ostrinia nubilalis chromosome 21, ilOstNubi1.1, whole genome shotgun sequence DNA:
- the LOC135082172 gene encoding seminal metalloprotease 1-like: MWLNYLSAFLILDLVLAENSKEEASAEHEPQSDQKINLKKNLDEGNENRDFHWPLGIVSYYLDHSSYDYLVAERVRLAMNTIEESSCVRFKALLEPYSKSHWIHITNKARVRGCVHDGEVNGTYETVMTMGLDCMQRRDILHLLMHALGFKDEVTHPLRDHYVRILWDNIHPAYLSLFRIRYEDYPTINTEYDPTSIMHFHDRAYTKNGQATIASLVPGLVINPSRELSPLDKMKLRSVFGRECNRRKVDDLLDSCKAAMQENNGNQQVSEVQNPETDIEEDSNHNDMNNHNNEEYEDTAYNEEQAPEQTVAENNDAEDGTDK; encoded by the exons ATGTGGTTGAATTATTTATCGGCTTTTTTAATATTGGATTTAGTTCTAGCTGAAAATTCGAAAGAAGAAG CTTCAGCAGAACACGAACCTCAATCGgatcaaaaaataaatttgaaaaagaATTTAGACGAAGGAAACGAAAACCGTGATTTTCATTGGCCTCTGGGTATTGTCTCGTATTATTTGGATCATAGCAGTTATG ATTATCTGGTAGCAGAACGCGTTCGCCTCGCTATGAACACCATTGAGGAATCATCTTGCGTTAGGTTTAAAGCACTCCTTGAACCCTATAGCAAGTCTCATTGGATCCATATTACCAACAAGGCCAGAGTGCGGGGCTGCGTCCATGACGGTGAAGTTAATGGCACGTATGAGACT GTAATGACGATGGGTCTGGATTGCATGCAGCGTCGTGATATCCTGCATTTACTAATGCACGCTCTGGGTTTCAAAGATGAAGTCACACATCCACTGAGAGACCATTATGTTAGGATTTTGTGGGATAATATTCATCCTG CATACCTATCGTTATTCCGCATTCGCTACGAAGATTATCCTACAATAAATACTGAGTATGATCCTACGAGTATCATGCACTTCCATGATCGGGCGTACACTAAAAATGGACAAGCTACGATTGCATCTCTG GTACCCGGGCTAGTGATAAACCCTTCGCGTGAGCTGTCACCCCTAGATAAGATGAAGCTTCGCTCAGTATTCGGCCGCGAGTGCAACAGACGGAAGGTGGATGACTTGCTAGACTCATGTAAAGCAGCGATGCAAGAAAATAACGGAAATCAGCAGGTCTCAGAAGTACAAAATCCTGAAACTGACATTGAAGAGGATAGTAACCATAATGACAtgaataatcataataatgaaGAATACGAAGATACTGCATATAACGAAGAACAGGCACCTGAGCAAACTGTTGCCGAAAATAACGACGCAGAAGATGgtacagataaataa
- the LOC135082173 gene encoding protein windbeutel: MQLLYFLCLLSSIPFTYQATTTSGSVELDEFSFDKITGKFEASLIKFDVAFPYGDKHDAFVALAKDAKDVDDLLVGEVGVKDYGEKENEELARKYGATKENFPIVKLFIKGKSEPIQFDDSKGFSTDALRRFVRENTGLYLSLPGCVKELDKLAIKFMKTKGDDRKKILKETENAQKNLSTKEAPSGKIYKTIMEKILEKGDDFIKTETERVKKLQSGKVSDEKKKELGIRLNILQTFQLYDIKGRNVKDDL; encoded by the exons ATGCAGCTCCTTTACTTCCTATGTTTACTGTCAAGTATACCTTTTACTTACCAAGCCACGACCACCAGTGGATCAGTCGAATTAGACGAATTTTCTTTTGATAAGATTACTGGAAAATTCGAAGCTTCTCTCATCAAGTTCGATGTGGCTTTTCCATACGGTGATAAACACGATGCATTCGTGGCGCTTGCAAAAGACGCGAAGGACGTGGACGATCTTTTAGTTGGTGAAGTCGGGGTGAAGGATTACGGCGAAAAAGAAAATGAGGAACTAGCGAGGAAGTACGGCGCTACGAAGGAGAACTTCCCAATTGTTAAGCTGTTTATCAAGGGCAAAAGTGAGCCAATACAGTTTGACGATTCCAAAGGGTTCAGCACTGACGCATTGAGACGCTTTGTACGAGAGAACACCGGCTTGTATCTCAGTCTACCAGGCTGCGTAAAAGAGCTTGATAAACTTGCAATTAAGTTCATGAAGACCAAAGGAGATGacaggaaaaaaatattgaaagaaaCTGAAAATGCACAGAAGAATCTCAGTACCAAG GAAGCACCATCgggaaaaatatacaaaactatCATGGAGAAGATTCTAGAAAAAGGTGATGATTTTATCAAAACCGAAACTGAAAGAGTGAAGAAGCTCCAAAGTGGAAAAGTATCAGATGAGAAGAAGAAAGAACTGGGAATTAGACTGAACATTCTCCAGACATTCCAGCTCTATGACATCAAAGGCAGAAATGTAAAAGACGACctgtga
- the LOC135082184 gene encoding ran-specific GTPase-activating protein-like → MSSPTEESVRRNSESEAGDAETPEHDPHYEPIVSLPLVDIQTNEEEEEELVKIRARLYRYDTADHEWKERGTGDIKLLRHKENNTVRVVMRRDKTLKVCANHFITPDIRMNVHCGSDKAFNWSVFADYADERCKQELLAIKFGNPQNAELWKTKFAEAQEIVRTKCSLYNDQSSDEESSITRSEDTDTPEPKSSDKADNPSEKDAEGVVLKLKELKVESEKSD, encoded by the exons ATGTCTTCTCCA ACGGAAGAAAGCGTGCGGCGTAATAGCGAAAGCGAGGCTGGTGATGCGGAGACGCCTGAACACGACCCTCATTATGAGCCTATCGTGTCGTTACCGCTCGTCGACATTCAGACTAATGAGGAGGAAGAGGAGGAACTGGTTAAAATTCGTGCCCGGCTCTACAGATACGACACTGCTGACCATGAGTGGAAG GAACGTGGGACAggagatatcaaattattacgCCACAAAGAAAATAACACTGTGAGAGTAGTCATGAGACGTGACAAGACATTGAAGGTGTGTGCCAACCACTTCATCACGCCAGACATTAGGATGAACGTCCACTGTGGCTCGGACAAAGCATTCAATTGGTCTGTCTTTGCGGATTATGCTGATGAGAGATGCAAGCAAGAGTTGCTTGCCATCAAATTTGGAAACCCACAGA ATGCAGAACTATGGAAAACGAAATTTGCTGAAGCCCAAGAAATAGTTCGAACAAAATGTAGTCTTTACAACGACCAGTCTTCAGATGAGGAGAGCAGCATCACCCGCAGTGAGGACACTGACACTCCGGAGCCCAAGAGCTCGGACAAAGCGGACAATCCCTCGGAAAAAGATGCAGAGGGTGTTGTACTAAAACTAAAAGAACTCAAAGTGGAAAGTGAAAAGTCAGATTAA